The Gemmatimonadaceae bacterium DNA segment CGACCTGACGGCCTTCGAAAACCTGGCGTTCGCCGCCAACATGCTGGGTCGCGACCACCAGGGGATCGACGCCATCCTCGAACGCGTGGGCCTGCTCGGCGAGCGCGACGAACGTGTGCGCACCTTCTCGTCAGGCATGCAACGGCGGCTCGCCCTGGGCCGGCTCCTGCTGCAATCGCCGCGTGTGCTGCTCCTCGACGAACCCTACAACTCGTTTGACCGGGCAGGGGTTGCGCTCGTGAACGACGTGGTGCGTGACGTCGTGGCGACGCAGGGCGGGGCGGCGGTGATCGTGCTGCACGACCGGCAGAGCGCCATGGGACTGCTCGACCGAGTGGTCACGATGCACCAGGGCCGGCTCGCGGTCGACCCGCCGAGGGCTGCTGAATCGTCGGGCATCGCCCTCGCGTCCGGAGCCCTCGGATGAGCATTCGCGACGACTGGAGGCGCACCTGGGCCGTGGCGCTCAAGGACCTGACCGCGGAGCGGCGCTCGCGGGCCACGGTGAACGCGGTGACGTTCCTTGGTGTCCTCGTCCTGATGCTGTTCGGGTTTGCCCTCGGCCCCGACACGGAGGCCATGCGCGAGGCCGCGGTGGGGGCCATCTGGCTCGCGATCCTCTTCAGCGGCGTTCTGGCGTTCAACCGGTGTTATCAGCTGGAGCTGGACGGCGGCGCGCTCGAGCCGTTGCTGCTCTACCCCGGCTCCCGGTGGTCGATTTTTGCCGGCAAGCTGCTCGCGAACCTGGCGTTCGTCTTTCTGGTCGAGCTGATCGTGATCCCCGTGGCGCTGGTGCTTTTCAACGTCACCGTGTCCGGTGGCTGGGGGGCCCAGCTGGCCGTCCTGGTGCTCGGCACGGTGGGGTTCGTGACCCTGGGTACCTTTTATGCAGCCATGTCGAGCCGGAGTCGCTCGCGCGAGGTCCTGCTTCCGTTGCTGCTGTTCCCGATGATGATTCCCGCCCTGCTCGCCTCGGTGCAGGCCTCCACCGCTCTGCTTTCGGGTGACCTGATGCGGGAGGCCGGAGCGTGGGTCCGGCTGCTGATCGCGTACGACGCCATCTTCATTGCGGCGTCGCTGGCGGGATTCGAATACGCAATCGAGGTGTGAGGATGACGGTGTCTACGTTCGATGTGTCGACGGCAGCCACAGACCGCTCACCAAGGTTTGCCTGGGGGTGGGTGGCGGTGGCGGGCCTGATCGGGCTGGTCGCGGCGCAAGCGCATGGGGTGCTGACGAGCCCTCCCGATCGGGACATGGCGCACCTGCAGAAGATCATGTACGTGCACGTGCCGGCCGCGTGGAACGCGTTCATTGCGTTCTTCGTGGTCGCGATCGCGAGCCTGCGCTACCTCTGGAAGGGACAACGCACCGACGACTTGCTGGCCGCCTCGGCCGCCGAGGTTGGCTCGCTGCTCACGGGGTTGACGCTCGTGCTGGGGATGTTGTGGGGCCGGCCAGCCTGGGGGATCTGGTGGACATGGGAGCCGCGCACCACCTCGACGGCCGTGTTGTTCTTCATGTTCCTCGCCTACCTCATCCTTCGGCGATTCGTCGACGATCCGGAGCGCCGTGCCCAATGGAGCGCGGTGGTCGGTATTCTTGGCGCGCTGAACGTGCCGATCGTGTACATGTCCGTGCGCTGGTGGCGCACGCTGCACCAGGTACAGTCCACCGAGATGACGCTCGATGCTTCATATACCCTGCCGTTGCGCCTGAACGCGCTCGCGATGATGCTCGTGGTGCTGGGGTTCATTGCGCATCGTTACCACTCGGCGCAGCTCCAGCTTGCCGCCGACGACCTCGAGGACCACGCCGCGCTCCT contains these protein-coding regions:
- the ccsA gene encoding cytochrome c biogenesis protein CcsA, whose translation is MSTFDVSTAATDRSPRFAWGWVAVAGLIGLVAAQAHGVLTSPPDRDMAHLQKIMYVHVPAAWNAFIAFFVVAIASLRYLWKGQRTDDLLAASAAEVGSLLTGLTLVLGMLWGRPAWGIWWTWEPRTTSTAVLFFMFLAYLILRRFVDDPERRAQWSAVVGILGALNVPIVYMSVRWWRTLHQVQSTEMTLDASYTLPLRLNALAMMLVVLGFIAHRYHSAQLQLAADDLEDHAALLDGGIRA
- a CDS encoding heme exporter protein CcmB; translation: MSIRDDWRRTWAVALKDLTAERRSRATVNAVTFLGVLVLMLFGFALGPDTEAMREAAVGAIWLAILFSGVLAFNRCYQLELDGGALEPLLLYPGSRWSIFAGKLLANLAFVFLVELIVIPVALVLFNVTVSGGWGAQLAVLVLGTVGFVTLGTFYAAMSSRSRSREVLLPLLLFPMMIPALLASVQASTALLSGDLMREAGAWVRLLIAYDAIFIAASLAGFEYAIEV
- the ccmA gene encoding heme ABC exporter ATP-binding protein CcmA encodes the protein MATPDSPAREAAASCAISVDGVTRRFGRRWALRGVSLDVPTGMVLGIEGHNGSGKSTLLRIIATSLRATHGNVRVFGRDVRREPEWVRSVIALMSFNPGLYDDLTAFENLAFAANMLGRDHQGIDAILERVGLLGERDERVRTFSSGMQRRLALGRLLLQSPRVLLLDEPYNSFDRAGVALVNDVVRDVVATQGGAAVIVLHDRQSAMGLLDRVVTMHQGRLAVDPPRAAESSGIALASGALG